In Pedobacter heparinus DSM 2366, the following are encoded in one genomic region:
- the rplF gene encoding 50S ribosomal protein L6, whose protein sequence is MSRVGKAPINVPAGVTITVSKDNVVTVKGPKGELTQAVDSDITVSQEDGVLTVQRPSEQKRHKALHGLYRALINNMVVGVTEGYKIQQELVGVGYRATNQGNTLDLVLGYSHHYVFQLPEEIKVTTTSEKGQTPKIILESIDKQLIGQVAAKIRSLRAPEPYKGKGIKFVGEVLRRKAGKSASKK, encoded by the coding sequence ATGTCAAGAGTAGGAAAAGCCCCAATTAATGTACCTGCAGGTGTAACGATTACCGTTTCTAAAGATAACGTAGTAACTGTTAAAGGCCCTAAGGGAGAATTAACTCAAGCAGTAGATTCAGATATCACTGTAAGTCAGGAAGATGGCGTGTTAACAGTACAACGTCCGTCAGAGCAAAAAAGACACAAAGCATTACATGGTTTATACCGTGCTTTGATCAATAATATGGTTGTTGGTGTAACAGAAGGTTATAAAATTCAACAGGAATTAGTAGGTGTGGGTTACCGCGCTACAAACCAGGGAAATACACTGGATCTTGTTTTAGGTTATTCTCACCATTATGTTTTCCAGTTGCCGGAAGAGATTAAGGTGACCACAACCTCAGAAAAAGGTCAGACACCTAAAATCATTTTAGAAAGTATTGACAAACAATTGATAGGACAGGTAGCAGCGAAGATCCGTTCGTTACGTGCACCGGAACCATATAAAGGTAAAGGTATCAAGTTTGTAGGCGAAGTGTTAAGAAGAAAAGCAGGTAAATCAGCTTCTAAAAAATAA
- the rplR gene encoding 50S ribosomal protein L18 codes for MIIMAGKKLSRRDRIKKGIRKRLTGSESRPRLSVYRSNKGIYAQIINDVTGSTIVSASSLSKDFSGTGNKSEQSVAVGKLVAEKAIAAGIKQVVFDRNGYLYHGRVKSLADGAREAGLEF; via the coding sequence ATAATCATCATGGCAGGGAAAAAATTATCTCGTAGAGATCGTATAAAAAAAGGCATCAGAAAAAGATTAACAGGTTCTGAAAGCCGTCCACGTTTATCGGTTTATAGAAGCAATAAAGGGATTTATGCTCAAATTATTAACGATGTAACCGGTAGCACAATTGTATCAGCTTCATCTTTATCTAAAGATTTTTCAGGTACAGGCAATAAATCTGAGCAATCAGTTGCCGTAGGTAAATTAGTAGCTGAAAAAGCTATCGCAGCAGGTATTAAACAAGTTGTTTTCGATAGAAATGGCTATTTATACCATGGTCGCGTTAAATCGCTGGCAGATGGTGCCCGCGAAGCTGGTTTAGAATTTTAA
- the rpsE gene encoding 30S ribosomal protein S5 — protein MSTINIKRVKTSEIELKDRLVSIQRVAKVTKGGRTFSFSAIVVVGDENGIVGYGLGKAKEVTEAIAKGIDDAKKNLVKVPLLNGTVPHEQIGKFSGGFVLIKPAAVGTGVIAGGAMRAVLESAGVHNVLAKSKGSSNPHNVVKATVDALTKMRDAYTVAQQRGVDLNKVFNG, from the coding sequence ATGTCAACTATCAATATAAAAAGAGTTAAGACTAGCGAGATCGAATTAAAAGATCGTTTAGTTAGCATACAACGCGTAGCCAAAGTAACCAAAGGTGGTCGTACTTTCAGCTTCTCAGCAATCGTAGTTGTTGGAGATGAGAACGGAATCGTTGGATACGGATTGGGTAAAGCAAAAGAGGTAACAGAAGCAATTGCAAAAGGCATTGATGATGCTAAAAAGAACCTGGTAAAAGTTCCTTTGTTGAATGGTACTGTTCCTCACGAGCAAATCGGTAAATTTTCTGGAGGTTTTGTATTGATCAAACCTGCAGCTGTAGGTACCGGAGTTATTGCTGGTGGTGCGATGCGTGCTGTATTGGAGAGTGCTGGAGTACATAACGTACTGGCAAAATCAAAAGGTTCATCAAATCCTCACAACGTGGTAAAAGCAACTGTAGATGCTTTAACTAAAATGCGTGATGCTTACACTGTTGCACAACAGCGTGGTGTTGATTTAAATAAAGTTTTTAACGGATAA
- the rpmD gene encoding 50S ribosomal protein L30, with product MAKIKITQVKSIIDRSERQKRTMQALGLTKMNQSVEVEATDAIIGMVRKVNHLIAIERI from the coding sequence ATGGCTAAGATCAAAATAACCCAGGTAAAAAGCATTATCGACAGAAGTGAGCGCCAGAAAAGAACAATGCAAGCTTTAGGTTTAACTAAAATGAACCAAAGTGTAGAAGTTGAGGCAACTGATGCCATTATTGGAATGGTAAGAAAAGTGAATCACTTAATCGCGATAGAGCGCATATAA
- the rplO gene encoding 50S ribosomal protein L15, which yields MNLSNLKPAAGSVKNSKRIGRGTGSGRGGTSTRGHKGAGSRSGHSTKVGFEGGQMPLQRRVPKVGFKPINRVEYVGVNLDVLQGLAEKFNLTSIDFAALQQHGLASKNDLVKILGRGEVKSKIEVKAHAFSATAQKAIEAVGGSIEKL from the coding sequence ATGAACTTAAGTAATTTAAAACCTGCAGCAGGTTCTGTTAAAAATAGTAAGAGAATTGGTCGTGGTACCGGTTCTGGTCGTGGCGGTACTTCCACCCGTGGTCATAAAGGGGCCGGATCACGTTCAGGACATTCAACCAAGGTTGGATTTGAAGGCGGTCAGATGCCATTACAGCGTCGTGTGCCTAAAGTAGGTTTCAAACCTATTAACCGTGTTGAATACGTAGGTGTAAATTTAGATGTGTTACAAGGATTGGCTGAGAAGTTTAACTTAACAAGCATAGATTTTGCTGCCTTACAACAACATGGTTTAGCATCTAAAAACGATCTGGTTAAGATTTTAGGTCGCGGTGAAGTTAAATCTAAGATAGAAGTTAAAGCACATGCTTTTTCTGCAACTGCACAAAAAGCTATTGAGGCTGTTGGAGGCTCAATCGAAAAATTGTAA
- the secY gene encoding preprotein translocase subunit SecY — protein MKKLFTTLSNIWKIQELKERIIFTLMILLVYRFVSHVVLPGVDATLLGDNTKSGILGLLDMFAGGSFSRVSILALGVMPYISASIVVQLLGIAVPSFQKMQKEGESGRKKLNQITRYLTVAITAVQAVGYVKTQVPAEAIIIDHTLFFVLATFVLSAGTLFVMWLGEKITDKGIGNGISLIIMVGIIARLPIALQQEISSRFVGDGGLIALVVEIVALFAVVMFTIMIVQGVRKVPVQYAKRIVGNRQFGGVRQYIPLKVNAAGVMPIIFAQALMFIPATLTGFFPSLQNTWLIQFSDYTSLAYSLTFAFLIIAFTFFYTAITVNPTQMSDDMKKNGGFIPGIKPGLSTSSFIDDVISKITFPGAVFLAIIAILPSIAVKFGIKSEFAHFYGGTSLLILVGVVLDTLQQIESYLLMRHYDGLMKTGRVTGRTGIPAASGSNAVI, from the coding sequence ATGAAGAAGCTGTTTACTACTTTAAGTAATATTTGGAAAATTCAAGAATTGAAAGAGCGTATTATTTTTACGCTCATGATTCTTTTAGTTTATAGGTTTGTATCTCATGTGGTATTACCAGGTGTAGATGCAACACTTTTAGGCGATAATACGAAGTCTGGCATTTTAGGTCTGTTGGATATGTTTGCGGGAGGATCATTTTCCCGGGTATCTATCCTGGCCTTGGGTGTTATGCCTTATATTTCTGCCTCTATTGTAGTTCAGCTATTAGGTATTGCGGTTCCTTCTTTTCAGAAGATGCAAAAGGAAGGTGAGAGCGGAAGAAAGAAACTCAATCAGATTACCCGTTATTTAACCGTAGCCATTACAGCTGTTCAGGCTGTGGGTTATGTTAAAACACAGGTTCCAGCTGAGGCTATCATTATAGACCACACCTTATTTTTTGTGCTTGCAACATTTGTTTTATCTGCAGGTACATTATTTGTAATGTGGTTAGGTGAGAAAATCACTGACAAAGGTATTGGTAATGGTATATCACTGATCATTATGGTTGGTATTATTGCCCGTTTGCCTATTGCGCTGCAACAGGAGATCAGTTCAAGGTTTGTAGGTGACGGGGGCTTAATTGCCCTGGTTGTTGAGATTGTTGCGCTTTTTGCTGTTGTAATGTTTACGATCATGATTGTACAGGGCGTTCGTAAAGTGCCTGTACAATATGCAAAAAGGATTGTAGGCAACAGACAGTTTGGTGGGGTTAGGCAGTATATACCTTTAAAAGTAAATGCTGCTGGTGTGATGCCGATCATTTTTGCCCAGGCATTAATGTTTATTCCCGCAACTTTGACAGGATTTTTTCCATCCTTGCAGAATACCTGGCTGATTCAGTTTAGTGATTATACTTCTTTGGCCTATAGTTTAACGTTTGCATTTTTAATTATTGCATTTACATTTTTCTATACTGCGATTACAGTTAATCCTACTCAGATGTCTGATGACATGAAAAAGAATGGTGGGTTTATACCGGGCATAAAACCGGGTTTATCTACTTCATCATTTATTGATGATGTGATTTCCAAGATCACCTTTCCAGGAGCAGTTTTCCTGGCGATCATTGCAATTCTTCCTTCTATTGCAGTTAAATTTGGGATTAAATCTGAGTTTGCACATTTTTATGGAGGAACGTCTTTGCTGATTCTGGTAGGGGTTGTTCTAGATACCTTACAACAGATTGAGAGTTATTTATTAATGCGTCATTACGATGGATTAATGAAAACAGGTAGGGTTACTGGTCGTACGGGAATTCCTGCAGCGAGTGGTAGCAATGCTGTGATTTAG
- the map gene encoding type I methionyl aminopeptidase, whose translation MSKIYYKSPEEIELIRESSLLVSKTLAEVAKVIGPGVTTKKLNDLAETFIKDHGAIPAFLNYNGFPYSLCISPNEQVVHGFPGDYVIQEGDLISVDCGVIKNDFFGDSAYTFSIGEIDSERQKLVEVTQECLKLAIEKAVVGSRIGDVGFAVQAYAEANGFGVVRELVGHGVGVKLHEKPEVPNYGKRGSGIKLEEGMVIAIEPMINAGTAGVKFWSDGWTVTSKDNKPSAHFEHTVAVKKGNADVLSTFSFIEEVLKKKSK comes from the coding sequence ATGTCTAAAATCTATTACAAATCTCCGGAAGAGATAGAGTTAATAAGAGAAAGTTCTTTGCTGGTATCAAAGACCTTAGCTGAAGTTGCTAAGGTCATTGGTCCGGGAGTAACAACAAAGAAGCTTAATGATCTGGCTGAGACATTTATAAAAGACCATGGTGCGATCCCTGCTTTTTTAAATTATAATGGATTTCCTTATTCTTTATGTATTTCACCAAATGAACAGGTTGTTCATGGATTTCCTGGGGATTATGTAATTCAGGAAGGAGATTTGATCTCTGTAGATTGTGGTGTGATCAAGAATGATTTTTTTGGGGATTCGGCATATACTTTTTCTATTGGAGAGATCGACAGCGAGCGTCAGAAACTTGTGGAAGTAACACAGGAATGTCTGAAACTGGCTATAGAAAAGGCTGTGGTTGGTTCGAGAATTGGTGATGTGGGATTTGCAGTACAAGCTTATGCAGAGGCAAATGGATTTGGAGTAGTGAGAGAATTGGTTGGTCATGGTGTTGGAGTTAAATTACACGAAAAACCCGAGGTGCCTAATTATGGCAAAAGGGGAAGTGGAATTAAACTGGAAGAGGGAATGGTGATTGCGATAGAGCCGATGATCAATGCAGGTACGGCAGGGGTTAAATTTTGGTCTGATGGATGGACTGTAACCAGTAAGGACAATAAGCCATCGGCACATTTTGAGCATACTGTTGCGGTTAAAAAGGGGAATGCAGATGTTTTATCAACCTTTTCATTCATTGAAGAAGTTTTAAAGAAAAAAAGTAAATAA
- the infA gene encoding translation initiation factor IF-1, with translation MAKQASIEQDGVIREALSNAMFRVELENGHEIIAHISGKMRMHYIKILPGDKVKLEMSPYDLSKGRITYRYK, from the coding sequence ATGGCTAAACAAGCCTCAATTGAACAAGACGGTGTAATAAGGGAAGCATTATCGAATGCCATGTTCCGTGTAGAACTGGAAAATGGTCATGAGATTATTGCTCATATCTCTGGAAAAATGAGGATGCATTATATCAAAATTTTACCGGGGGACAAAGTCAAATTAGAGATGTCGCCTTACGATTTATCAAAGGGCAGGATTACTTATAGATACAAATAA
- the ykgO gene encoding type B 50S ribosomal protein L36: MKVRSSIKKRSADCKVIRRKGKLYVINKKNPKFKQRQG; the protein is encoded by the coding sequence ATGAAAGTTAGGTCATCAATTAAAAAACGTAGTGCGGATTGCAAGGTTATTCGTCGTAAAGGTAAACTTTACGTAATCAACAAGAAGAACCCTAAATTTAAGCAACGTCAAGGTTAA
- the rpsM gene encoding 30S ribosomal protein S13: MARISGIDLPRNKRGEIGLTYIFGVGRATAQRILTEAGIDFNKKVQDWSDDELSAIRTIINDGVKVEGALRSEVQLNIKRLMDIGCYRGLRHRKGLPVRGQRTKNNSRTRKGKRKTVANKKKATK; encoded by the coding sequence ATGGCAAGGATATCAGGTATAGATTTACCAAGAAACAAAAGAGGTGAGATCGGGTTAACCTACATCTTCGGAGTAGGAAGAGCAACTGCGCAACGTATATTAACGGAGGCAGGTATCGATTTTAACAAAAAAGTACAAGATTGGTCTGATGATGAGTTATCGGCAATTCGTACCATTATTAACGACGGAGTAAAAGTTGAAGGTGCTTTACGTTCAGAAGTTCAGTTGAACATTAAGCGTTTAATGGATATCGGTTGTTACCGTGGTTTACGTCACAGAAAAGGTTTGCCGGTACGTGGTCAGCGCACTAAGAACAACTCTCGTACACGTAAAGGCAAGAGAAAAACAGTTGCAAACAAGAAAAAAGCTACTAAATAA
- the rpsK gene encoding 30S ribosomal protein S11 — protein sequence MAKSKKVTKKRIVVIEPVGQAHINATFNNIIVTLTNNNGQTISWSSAGKMGFKGSKKNTPYAAGQAASDCGKVAFDLGLRKVDVFVKGPGSGRESAIRTLQVSGIEVTSIKDITPLPHNGCRPPKKRRV from the coding sequence ATGGCTAAGAGTAAAAAAGTTACCAAAAAGCGTATTGTTGTTATTGAGCCTGTTGGTCAGGCACACATCAATGCTACTTTTAACAATATCATTGTTACCTTAACAAATAACAATGGTCAAACTATTTCATGGTCTTCTGCAGGTAAAATGGGCTTTAAAGGTTCTAAAAAGAACACGCCTTATGCAGCAGGTCAGGCTGCATCTGATTGCGGTAAAGTAGCATTTGATCTGGGGCTGCGTAAAGTAGATGTTTTTGTTAAAGGTCCGGGTTCTGGTCGTGAGTCTGCAATTAGAACATTGCAGGTTTCAGGTATAGAAGTAACCTCTATCAAAGATATTACCCCGCTTCCACACAATGGATGTCGTCCTCCTAAGAAGAGAAGAGTTTAA
- the rpsD gene encoding 30S ribosomal protein S4 has product MARYTGPKSKIARKFREPIFGPDKVLDRKNYPPGQHGASKRRGKQSEYAVQLMEKQKVKYTYGVLERQFRNLFTKASSRGGITGDNLLQLLEARLDNTVYRLGIATTRSAARQLVSHKHVTVNGEVVNIPSYQLKAGDVIAVRQKSKTLEAITNSVAGRVINKFNWLDWNASELSGKFLAYPNRDEIPENIKENLIVELYSK; this is encoded by the coding sequence ATGGCAAGATATACAGGACCAAAGTCCAAAATCGCCCGTAAGTTCAGAGAGCCAATTTTTGGCCCTGATAAAGTACTAGACAGAAAAAATTATCCTCCTGGGCAGCACGGTGCTTCAAAAAGAAGAGGAAAACAGTCAGAGTATGCTGTACAGTTAATGGAGAAACAGAAGGTTAAATATACTTATGGTGTATTAGAGCGTCAGTTCCGTAACTTATTTACCAAAGCGTCTTCACGTGGTGGTATTACAGGTGATAACTTATTACAATTATTAGAAGCTCGTTTAGATAACACAGTTTACAGATTAGGTATTGCTACAACACGTTCAGCTGCCCGTCAGTTAGTTAGCCATAAACACGTAACAGTTAACGGTGAAGTAGTAAATATTCCATCTTATCAATTGAAAGCTGGTGATGTTATCGCAGTGCGTCAAAAGTCAAAAACTTTAGAAGCTATTACCAATTCAGTAGCAGGCAGAGTAATCAATAAATTCAATTGGTTAGACTGGAATGCAAGTGAATTATCAGGTAAGTTTTTAGCTTATCCTAATCGCGACGAGATACCAGAAAATATCAAAGAAAATCTTATAGTAGAGTTATACTCTAAGTAA
- a CDS encoding DNA-directed RNA polymerase subunit alpha: MAILAFQKPDKVIMQKSTDFDGTFEFRPLEPGFGVTIGNALRRILLSSLEGYAITSIRFSGVSHEFSTIKGVVEDLTEIILNLKQVRFKKSGDAGDSEKVFILVNGQEQFVAGDITKFSNNFEVLNPDFVICNMEKSVTLEVELTINKGRGYVPAEENKINDAVVGVIAIDSIFTPMKNVKYTIENYRVEQKTDYEKLILDISTDGSIHPEEALKEAAKILIQHFMLFSDENLVLESQAKEETKEVDEEILHMRKILKTELVDLDLSVRALNCLKAADIRTLADLVSYDVADMLKFRNFGKKSLTEIQELVKSKSLSFGMNLSKFKLDEE, translated from the coding sequence ATGGCAATTTTAGCATTTCAGAAACCCGATAAAGTAATCATGCAGAAATCAACTGATTTCGATGGTACATTTGAGTTCCGTCCTTTAGAGCCCGGTTTCGGTGTAACAATTGGTAATGCCTTGAGAAGAATATTGCTTTCTTCTTTAGAAGGTTATGCCATTACAAGTATTCGTTTTTCAGGGGTATCTCATGAGTTTTCTACCATAAAAGGCGTTGTAGAAGATTTAACAGAAATCATTCTTAATTTAAAACAAGTGCGTTTTAAAAAATCAGGAGATGCCGGTGACTCAGAGAAAGTTTTTATTTTAGTTAATGGACAGGAGCAGTTTGTTGCTGGCGACATTACTAAATTCTCTAATAACTTCGAGGTGCTTAACCCTGATTTCGTTATTTGTAACATGGAGAAATCTGTTACTTTAGAAGTGGAATTGACCATTAATAAAGGACGTGGTTATGTACCTGCAGAAGAGAATAAAATAAATGATGCTGTTGTTGGTGTGATCGCAATCGATTCGATTTTCACGCCAATGAAAAATGTAAAGTACACTATAGAAAACTATCGTGTTGAACAGAAAACAGATTATGAAAAATTAATATTGGATATCTCTACAGATGGCTCAATCCATCCGGAAGAAGCATTAAAGGAAGCTGCGAAAATCTTAATCCAGCATTTTATGCTTTTCTCTGATGAGAATTTGGTATTGGAGTCTCAGGCGAAAGAAGAAACGAAAGAGGTTGATGAGGAAATCTTGCACATGCGTAAGATCTTAAAAACTGAATTGGTTGATTTAGATCTTTCAGTACGTGCATTGAACTGCTTAAAGGCAGCTGATATCCGTACGCTTGCTGATCTGGTTTCTTATGATGTGGCTGATATGTTGAAATTCAGAAACTTCGGTAAAAAATCCTTAACTGAGATCCAGGAACTTGTTAAATCTAAAAGTTTATCGTTTGGTATGAACTTGTCTAAGTTTAAACTGGACGAAGAATAA
- the rplQ gene encoding 50S ribosomal protein L17, producing MRHGKKVNHLGRTDSHRKAMLANMASSLIKHKRISTTLAKAKALRMYVEPIITKSKNDTTHSRRIVFGYLQDKETVTELFRDIAAKVANRPGGYTRIIKLNNRLGDNAEMALIELVDYNEVYGKEAESAEKKTTRRGRSKAKKTDAPAVKAEKAEVVAEEAPVKEEVAPEAPAAEEKTEDKGE from the coding sequence ATGAGACACGGTAAAAAAGTAAATCACTTAGGAAGAACAGATTCACATCGTAAAGCGATGCTGGCTAACATGGCTTCATCGTTAATTAAACACAAGAGAATCTCTACTACACTGGCAAAAGCTAAAGCTTTACGTATGTATGTTGAGCCGATCATTACAAAATCTAAAAATGATACTACACATTCACGTCGTATTGTATTTGGTTATTTGCAAGATAAAGAAACTGTTACTGAATTGTTCCGTGATATTGCTGCAAAAGTAGCTAACCGTCCGGGTGGTTATACCAGAATCATTAAATTAAACAACCGTTTGGGAGATAATGCTGAGATGGCATTGATCGAACTGGTTGATTACAATGAGGTTTATGGTAAAGAAGCAGAATCTGCTGAGAAGAAAACAACCCGTCGTGGCAGAAGCAAAGCTAAAAAAACTGATGCACCTGCTGTTAAAGCAGAAAAAGCAGAAGTTGTAGCTGAAGAGGCACCTGTAAAAGAAGAAGTGGCTCCGGAAGCGCCTGCAGCTGAAGAAAAAACGGAAGATAAAGGCGAATAA
- a CDS encoding 2'-5' RNA ligase family protein produces MQSLFFIAILPPSSISNAIDEIRKQCAMDYRVYSALKPPVHITLIPPFNLAPVLEHKLISSLEQCRNFQPFEQELKDYAGFSPRVVFINALKNPGITALHKILRKHLKIYLEKDPGSIKPHITIAYRDVEPIIYEQIMEAYSKRRFNAHFTVSKFALLKHDGKKWNLFREFESRPQEEQYKMNL; encoded by the coding sequence ATGCAATCCCTTTTTTTCATCGCCATTCTTCCACCAAGCTCAATCAGTAACGCTATCGATGAAATCAGGAAACAATGCGCAATGGATTATAGGGTTTATAGTGCACTTAAGCCGCCCGTACACATTACATTGATCCCTCCGTTCAACTTAGCGCCGGTGCTTGAACACAAATTAATCTCGAGCCTTGAACAGTGCAGAAATTTCCAGCCATTCGAACAAGAACTTAAGGACTATGCCGGGTTCTCACCCAGAGTCGTGTTCATCAACGCCTTAAAAAATCCTGGGATTACAGCCTTACATAAAATACTCAGGAAACACCTAAAAATATATCTGGAGAAAGACCCTGGCTCAATCAAGCCACACATCACTATTGCTTATAGAGACGTTGAACCAATCATTTACGAACAGATCATGGAAGCCTACAGCAAACGCCGTTTTAACGCTCATTTTACGGTCAGTAAATTTGCACTGTTAAAGCATGACGGAAAGAAGTGGAACCTGTTCAGAGAATTTGAATCCAGACCACAGGAAGAACAATATAAAATGAACCTATAA
- a CDS encoding class I SAM-dependent methyltransferase, with product MSNQVYLQQFKDQLSESITAGVFVKISMGNYQGNEKELKNIYVRLVEIKRTAMLSFTYRYKTRDIIKNFPITEGITLMGNFISNDFRIATLFTTEKEVILEHGKKQLIALREKKVKTAVQPTLAHNKEKKRIIVPAGKTYLQELRISDADGNVFKNAQDKYRQINQYIEILSSLMRELPGEVNNVVDMGSGKGYLTFALYDYLHHVLNQNAKITGLEYREDLVALCNRIAESSGFDKLDFVQGTIADYALESIDLLIALHACDTATDDAIYKGILANAGLIVVAPCCHKQIRREMEKNKSKNEISFLTKYGIFMERQAEMVTDGIRALIMEYFGYKTKVFEFISDAHTPKNVLVVGVKTSGSDTFAKDGDARKAEIKQKILESKAYFGIGYHHLERLFGLDKLY from the coding sequence ATGTCCAATCAAGTCTATTTACAGCAATTTAAAGATCAGCTTTCGGAAAGCATCACTGCCGGCGTATTTGTCAAAATTTCAATGGGTAATTACCAGGGGAATGAAAAAGAATTGAAGAATATCTATGTGCGGCTGGTTGAAATTAAAAGAACAGCTATGCTTTCGTTTACTTATCGGTATAAAACCCGGGATATCATCAAAAATTTTCCGATAACAGAAGGGATCACGTTAATGGGCAATTTTATAAGTAATGACTTTAGAATAGCGACTTTATTTACTACTGAAAAAGAAGTGATCCTTGAACATGGTAAGAAACAACTGATCGCTTTAAGGGAAAAAAAAGTGAAAACTGCAGTACAACCCACATTGGCTCATAATAAAGAAAAGAAACGCATTATTGTACCAGCCGGAAAGACTTATTTACAAGAACTGAGGATTAGTGACGCGGACGGGAATGTATTTAAAAATGCCCAGGATAAATATCGTCAGATCAATCAGTACATAGAGATCCTGAGTTCTCTCATGAGAGAGTTACCTGGAGAGGTAAATAATGTGGTAGACATGGGCTCGGGTAAAGGATATCTGACCTTTGCTTTATATGATTATCTGCATCATGTGCTAAACCAAAATGCTAAAATAACAGGGCTGGAATACAGGGAAGATCTGGTTGCTTTGTGTAACAGAATCGCGGAAAGTTCGGGATTTGATAAACTTGATTTTGTTCAGGGAACGATAGCAGATTATGCGCTTGAATCCATCGACTTATTGATCGCCCTTCATGCCTGCGATACAGCAACAGATGATGCGATATACAAAGGAATCCTGGCGAATGCAGGGCTGATTGTTGTGGCGCCATGCTGCCATAAGCAGATCAGAAGGGAAATGGAAAAGAACAAATCGAAAAATGAAATTTCATTTTTAACAAAATATGGTATTTTCATGGAACGTCAGGCAGAGATGGTAACAGATGGGATCAGGGCTTTAATTATGGAATACTTTGGTTATAAAACCAAGGTATTTGAATTTATCTCTGATGCGCATACGCCTAAGAACGTGTTGGTAGTAGGAGTCAAGACCTCGGGTTCAGATACCTTTGCTAAAGATGGGGACGCCAGGAAAGCAGAGATCAAACAAAAGATCCTGGAATCGAAAGCTTATTTTGGTATTGGCTATCATCATTTGGAACGATTATTTGGCCTCGATAAATTGTATTAA